In Mesorhizobium sp., one DNA window encodes the following:
- the pgsA gene encoding CDP-diacylglycerol--glycerol-3-phosphate 3-phosphatidyltransferase, giving the protein MASKAYNIPNLLTYGRILAVPLIVVCFYLEGRLESSDFARWSALFLFAMASVTDYLDGYLARIWKQTSNIGRMLDPIADKLLVSTCLMLLAADPVETIHGWSLWAAIVILCREILVSGLREYLAELKVSLPVTRLAKWKTTIQMFSIGFLLAGPAGDKILPYTTQIGITLLWLSAIVTLYTGYDYFRAGLKHVVDE; this is encoded by the coding sequence ATGGCGAGCAAGGCGTATAACATCCCCAACCTGCTGACCTATGGGCGCATCCTCGCGGTGCCGCTCATCGTGGTCTGCTTCTATCTGGAGGGCCGTCTCGAATCGAGCGACTTCGCGCGCTGGTCGGCGCTGTTCCTCTTTGCCATGGCGAGCGTCACCGACTATCTCGACGGCTACCTCGCGCGCATCTGGAAGCAGACGTCGAACATCGGCCGCATGCTCGACCCGATCGCCGACAAGCTCCTCGTCTCGACCTGCCTGATGCTGCTCGCGGCCGACCCGGTCGAAACCATTCACGGCTGGTCGCTCTGGGCGGCGATCGTCATCCTGTGCCGCGAAATCCTCGTCTCGGGCCTGCGCGAGTATCTGGCCGAACTCAAGGTCAGCCTGCCGGTGACGCGGCTGGCCAAGTGGAAGACGACCATCCAGATGTTCTCCATCGGCTTCCTGCTGGCCGGTCCGGCGGGCGACAAGATCCTCCCCTATACCACGCAGATCGGCATTACCCTGCTCTGGCTCTCGGCGATCGTCACGCTCTACACCGGCTACGACTATTTCCGTGCCGGCCTGAAGCACGTGGTGGACGAGTGA
- a CDS encoding crotonase/enoyl-CoA hydratase family protein, with product MTIEITQDGDIAVVRINRPDARNAVNPEMADALFSAFTAFERDPGQKVAILAGIPGAFCAGFDLKRAAGGLDETWFAEHDLDGDFDGRGDRPRKGPMGPTRLSLSKPVIAAISGPAVAGGMELALWCDLRVMEESAYMGVYCRRWGVPLIDGGTVRLPRIVGHGRAMDLILTGRKVEADEALAIGLATRVCADGAAVDAALDLAREIAKFPQACMRADRSSAIAQWSLDPADALVREWQSAETFRSEGSSGAARFASGKGRSGNFEEI from the coding sequence ATGACGATCGAGATCACGCAAGACGGCGATATCGCCGTCGTCCGCATCAACCGTCCCGACGCGCGAAACGCGGTGAATCCCGAGATGGCCGACGCGCTGTTTTCGGCCTTCACCGCCTTCGAGCGCGATCCCGGGCAGAAGGTCGCCATCCTCGCCGGCATTCCGGGCGCCTTCTGCGCCGGCTTCGACCTGAAACGCGCCGCCGGCGGCCTGGACGAGACCTGGTTTGCCGAACACGACCTCGACGGCGATTTCGACGGCCGCGGCGACCGGCCGCGCAAGGGGCCGATGGGTCCGACGCGGCTTTCCCTGTCGAAGCCGGTCATCGCCGCGATCTCCGGCCCCGCTGTCGCCGGCGGCATGGAACTGGCGCTCTGGTGCGACCTGCGCGTCATGGAGGAGAGCGCCTATATGGGCGTCTACTGCCGGCGCTGGGGCGTGCCGCTGATCGACGGCGGCACGGTGCGCTTGCCGCGTATCGTCGGCCACGGCCGGGCGATGGACCTGATCCTCACCGGCCGCAAGGTCGAGGCGGACGAGGCGCTGGCGATCGGCCTCGCAACCCGAGTCTGCGCCGACGGCGCGGCGGTCGACGCCGCGCTCGACCTGGCCCGCGAGATCGCAAAATTCCCGCAGGCCTGCATGCGGGCGGACCGGTCCTCCGCCATCGCACAATGGTCGCTCGATCCGGCCGACGCGCTGGTCAGGGAATGGCAGAGCGCCGAAACCTTCCGCTCCGAAGGCAGCTCGGGTGCGGCCCGCTTCGCCTCCGGCAAGGGCCGCTCCGGGAATTTCGAGGAGATCTGA
- a CDS encoding glutathione S-transferase family protein yields MTILLYELVGADAARPFSPHVWKIALSLAHKGLPFETRPVPFTEVAKVEGGFSKTVPVIRDGGRVLNESFDIAIYLDETYPDRPSLFAGEGGKAMARFVERWSQLTIHPYLGAAALMDIHDCLAPADQAYFRASREARYGRPLETVAAGRDAGLSAWRAALEPLRNMLSYQPFIGGKAPLYPDYIVAGAFQWARVVSRFAFLDPADPVKAWFERCLDLHDGLLRKVPEAA; encoded by the coding sequence ATGACCATTCTCCTCTACGAACTCGTCGGTGCCGATGCGGCGCGGCCTTTCAGCCCGCATGTCTGGAAGATCGCGCTGTCGCTGGCGCACAAGGGCCTGCCCTTCGAGACGCGGCCGGTGCCGTTCACCGAAGTGGCGAAGGTGGAGGGCGGGTTCTCCAAGACCGTGCCGGTGATCCGCGACGGCGGGCGCGTGCTCAACGAATCCTTCGACATCGCCATCTATCTCGATGAGACCTATCCGGACCGGCCAAGCCTGTTCGCCGGCGAGGGCGGCAAGGCGATGGCACGTTTCGTCGAACGCTGGTCGCAGCTGACGATTCATCCCTATCTGGGGGCGGCGGCTCTGATGGACATCCACGACTGTCTGGCACCCGCCGACCAGGCCTATTTCCGTGCCTCGCGCGAGGCGCGCTACGGCAGGCCGCTGGAGACGGTCGCCGCCGGCCGCGACGCGGGGCTTTCCGCCTGGCGGGCAGCGCTCGAGCCGCTGCGCAACATGCTTTCCTACCAGCCCTTCATCGGCGGGAAGGCACCGCTCTATCCCGACTACATCGTCGCCGGCGCGTTCCAGTGGGCGCGGGTGGTCTCGCGCTTCGCCTTCCTCGATCCGGCCGATCCGGTGAAGGCCTGGTTCGAGCGCTGCCTCGATCTTCACGACGGCCTGTTGCGCAAGGTGCCGGAAGCGGCGTGA
- a CDS encoding molybdenum cofactor biosynthesis protein MoaE, with the protein MSARITVRIQTEDFDLSAEVSALLSGLRDTGAVVTFSGLCRGEDGTLAALELEHYPGMAEAEIRRIAEQAAARWPVTALCAIHRVGRIAPGENIVLVVAASAHRQAAFDAASFLMDFLKSRAPFWKKEHLRDGSEGGWVDAKESDEAALRRWS; encoded by the coding sequence GTGTCCGCGCGGATCACGGTCCGGATCCAGACCGAGGATTTCGATCTCTCCGCCGAGGTCTCGGCGCTGCTGTCCGGCCTGCGCGACACGGGAGCCGTCGTCACCTTCAGCGGTCTTTGCCGCGGCGAGGACGGGACGCTCGCCGCGCTCGAACTCGAACACTATCCCGGCATGGCCGAGGCGGAGATCCGCCGGATCGCCGAACAGGCGGCGGCGCGCTGGCCGGTGACGGCGCTCTGCGCGATCCATCGCGTCGGCCGCATCGCCCCGGGCGAGAACATCGTGCTGGTCGTCGCCGCGTCCGCCCACCGCCAGGCGGCGTTCGACGCGGCGTCGTTCCTCATGGACTTCCTCAAATCCCGCGCTCCGTTCTGGAAGAAGGAACATCTCCGCGACGGCTCGGAGGGCGGCTGGGTCGACGCCAAGGAATCGGACGAGGCCGCGCTGCGACGCTGGTCCTGA
- the ndk gene encoding nucleoside-diphosphate kinase: MALERTFSMIKPDATRRNLTGAITKMLEDAGLRVVASRRVWMSRREAEGFYAVHKDRPFFGELVEFMSSGPTVVQVLEGENAIARNREVMGATNPANAAEGTIRKVHALSIGENSVHGSDAPETAKEEIAYWFSGTEIVG, from the coding sequence ATGGCCCTCGAACGCACGTTTTCCATGATCAAGCCGGACGCGACCCGGCGCAACCTGACGGGTGCGATCACCAAGATGCTCGAGGATGCGGGGCTGCGCGTCGTCGCATCCCGCCGGGTGTGGATGAGCCGTCGCGAGGCCGAGGGCTTCTACGCGGTGCACAAGGACCGTCCGTTCTTCGGCGAACTGGTCGAGTTCATGTCGTCGGGACCGACGGTGGTCCAGGTTCTCGAAGGCGAGAACGCCATCGCCAGGAACCGCGAAGTGATGGGTGCGACCAACCCGGCCAATGCCGCCGAGGGCACCATCCGCAAGGTGCACGCGCTGTCGATCGGCGAGAACTCGGTGCACGGTTCCGACGCGCCGGAGACCGCGAAGGAAGAGATCGCCTACTGGTTCTCGGGAACCGAGATCGTCGGCTGA
- the rpsU gene encoding 30S ribosomal protein S21, translating to MQVLVRENNVDQALRVLKKKMQREGIFREMKARQAYEKPSEKRAREKAEAIRRTRKAARKQMQREGLLPAPKKKVIERAPRPAS from the coding sequence TTGCAGGTACTCGTTCGCGAAAATAATGTCGACCAGGCTCTCCGCGTCCTGAAGAAGAAGATGCAGCGGGAAGGGATCTTCCGCGAAATGAAGGCGCGCCAGGCATATGAGAAGCCGTCGGAGAAGCGCGCGAGGGAGAAGGCCGAGGCCATCCGCCGGACCCGCAAGGCCGCCCGCAAGCAGATGCAGCGCGAGGGTCTCCTGCCCGCGCCGAAGAAGAAGGTGATCGAGCGGGCTCCGCGTCCCGCTTCCTGA
- the uvrC gene encoding excinuclease ABC subunit UvrC, with protein sequence MIDAAGRPADDEEAALLIADEQDDDEGDIVEEAASAPETTTLWDRGGRDTEGLTGAELIQALVKRLPNSPGVYRMMNEAGDVLYVGKARSLKKRVTNYAQGRFHTNRIGRMVRETAAMEFVVTRTEIEALLLEANLIKRLRPRFNVLMRDDKSFPYILITNDGLAPGIFKHRGARSRKGDYFGPFASAGAVGRTINALQRAFLLRSCTDSMFASRTRPCLLYQIKRCSAPCTGEISEAGYAELVTEAKDFLSGRSQKVKSEISAAMQEASQQLDFERAAIYRDRLSALSHVQSHQGINPQSVEEADVFAIHQDGGQSCIEVFFFRTGQNWGNRAYFPKADPALEPAEVLGAFLAQFYDDKPCPRLILLSHAVEDQDLLAQALATRAGRKVTISMPSRGEKKDLVAHALQNAREALGRRLAETSTQAVLLEGLANTFGLDAPPRRIEVYDNSHIMGTNAVGAMIVAGPEGFAKNQYRKFNIRSESITPGDDFGMMREVMERRFSRLLKEHGDEPPAAGDSDDAMPAWPDLILIDGGQGQMSAVRKILDELGIADKVTAVGVAKGVDRDAGRERFFARGRDPFTLPPRDPVLYFIQRLRDEAHRFAIGSHRARRKKEMVRNPLDEIAGIGPSRKRALLHHFGTAKAVSRAALADLRSVEGVSESLAKQIYDHFHDNG encoded by the coding sequence AGACAACGACGCTTTGGGATCGCGGCGGGCGCGATACGGAAGGGCTGACCGGCGCCGAACTGATCCAGGCGCTGGTCAAGCGTCTGCCCAACTCGCCCGGCGTCTACCGGATGATGAACGAGGCCGGCGACGTGCTCTATGTCGGCAAGGCGCGCAGCCTGAAGAAGCGCGTCACCAACTATGCGCAGGGCCGCTTCCACACCAACCGCATCGGCCGGATGGTGCGCGAGACGGCGGCGATGGAATTCGTCGTCACCCGCACCGAGATCGAGGCGCTGCTGCTCGAAGCCAACCTGATCAAGCGCCTGCGGCCGCGTTTCAACGTGCTGATGCGGGACGACAAGTCGTTCCCCTATATCCTGATCACCAATGACGGCCTGGCGCCCGGCATCTTCAAGCATCGCGGCGCGCGCTCGCGCAAGGGCGACTATTTCGGCCCCTTCGCCTCGGCGGGGGCGGTGGGCCGAACCATCAACGCGCTGCAGCGCGCCTTCCTGCTCCGAAGCTGCACGGATTCGATGTTCGCCAGCCGTACGCGGCCGTGCCTGCTCTACCAGATCAAGCGCTGTTCGGCCCCCTGCACGGGCGAAATCTCCGAGGCCGGCTATGCCGAGCTCGTCACCGAGGCAAAGGATTTCCTGTCGGGTCGCAGCCAGAAGGTGAAAAGCGAGATCTCCGCCGCCATGCAGGAGGCGTCGCAGCAGCTCGACTTCGAGCGCGCCGCCATCTATCGCGACCGCCTCTCCGCCCTGTCGCATGTGCAGAGCCACCAGGGGATCAACCCGCAATCGGTCGAGGAAGCCGACGTCTTCGCCATCCACCAGGACGGCGGTCAGAGCTGCATTGAAGTGTTCTTCTTCCGCACCGGGCAGAACTGGGGCAACCGCGCCTATTTCCCCAAGGCCGATCCGGCGCTCGAGCCGGCCGAGGTGCTCGGCGCCTTCCTCGCCCAGTTCTACGACGACAAGCCCTGCCCCCGGCTGATCCTGCTGTCGCATGCCGTCGAGGACCAGGACCTGTTAGCGCAGGCGCTTGCCACTCGCGCCGGCCGCAAGGTGACGATTTCCATGCCGTCGCGCGGCGAGAAGAAGGATCTCGTGGCGCATGCCCTGCAGAACGCGCGCGAGGCGCTCGGCCGCCGGCTGGCCGAGACCTCGACCCAGGCGGTGCTGCTCGAAGGCCTCGCGAATACATTCGGGCTCGACGCCCCTCCCCGCCGCATCGAGGTCTACGACAATTCGCACATCATGGGCACCAACGCCGTCGGCGCGATGATCGTCGCCGGGCCTGAGGGTTTTGCCAAGAACCAGTATCGCAAGTTCAACATCCGCTCCGAATCGATCACCCCGGGCGACGATTTCGGCATGATGCGCGAGGTGATGGAGCGGCGCTTCTCGCGCCTACTCAAGGAACATGGCGATGAACCGCCGGCCGCGGGCGACAGCGACGACGCGATGCCTGCCTGGCCGGACCTGATCCTGATCGACGGCGGCCAGGGCCAGATGTCGGCAGTGCGCAAGATCCTCGACGAGCTCGGTATCGCCGACAAGGTGACGGCCGTTGGAGTCGCCAAGGGCGTCGACCGCGATGCCGGGCGCGAACGGTTCTTTGCCCGCGGGCGCGATCCGTTCACGCTGCCGCCGCGCGACCCGGTGCTCTATTTCATTCAGCGGCTGCGCGACGAAGCGCATCGGTTCGCCATCGGCTCGCACCGGGCGCGGCGTAAGAAGGAGATGGTGCGCAATCCGCTCGACGAGATCGCCGGCATCGGCCCGTCGCGCAAACGCGCGCTGCTGCACCATTTCGGCACCGCCAAGGCGGTCAGCCGGGCGGCCCTCGCCGACCTGCGGTCGGTCGAAGGCGTGTCCGAATCGCTGGCGAAGCAGATCTACGATCACTTCCACGACAATGGTTGA
- a CDS encoding ABC-F family ATP-binding cassette domain-containing protein — translation MLTITDLSLRVAGRLLLDHASLSLPAGAKAGLVGRNGAGKTTLFKAITGDLAVETGSISLPKGLRIGQVAQEAPGTEEPLIEIVLAADKERAALLAEAETATDPHRIGEIHTRLADIDAHTAESRAATILAGLGFDEEAQKRPASSFSGGWRMRVALAAVLFSEPDLLLLDEPTNYLDLEGTLWLENYVGKYPHTVLLISHDRDLLNRAVNSIVHLDQQKLTYWRGGYDQFERQREEQLEHQEKARVKQEAARKHMESFVERFRAKASKARQAQSRIKALEKMKPIAAVMNDSVRPFSFPDPVREAASPIIAIQSASVGYQPGRPILKNLTLRIDHDDRIALLGANGNGKSTFAKFLAGRLDKQSGGITIAPQLKVSMFAQHQLDDLRPEENAVEHVRRLMPDAPEAKVRARVAQMGLSTEKMQTPAKDLSGGEKARLLMGLASFDGPNLFILDEPTNHLDIDSREQLVHALNEFDGAVILISHDRHLIEATADRLWLVKDGTVAPFDGDMDDYRQIVTGVTVDRREKREADKASKADRRREAAQRRAALEPLAKEIRATEALMERLRKRIDAIEEQLANPALYEKDPKAATQLGKERSDLSHQLGAQEERWLTLSAEYEEGIAE, via the coding sequence ATGCTGACGATCACCGACCTTTCGCTCCGCGTCGCCGGGCGGCTCCTCCTCGACCATGCCTCGCTCAGCCTGCCGGCGGGCGCCAAGGCTGGCCTCGTCGGCCGCAACGGCGCCGGCAAGACGACCCTGTTCAAGGCGATCACCGGCGACCTCGCCGTCGAGACCGGTTCGATCTCGCTGCCGAAGGGCTTGCGCATCGGCCAGGTCGCGCAGGAGGCGCCCGGCACCGAGGAACCCCTCATCGAGATCGTGCTCGCCGCCGACAAGGAGCGCGCCGCGCTGCTCGCCGAAGCCGAGACCGCCACCGATCCGCACCGCATCGGCGAGATTCACACACGGCTCGCCGATATCGACGCGCACACCGCCGAATCCCGCGCCGCCACCATTCTCGCCGGCCTCGGCTTCGACGAGGAGGCGCAGAAGCGCCCCGCCTCCTCCTTCTCCGGCGGCTGGCGCATGCGCGTCGCGCTCGCCGCCGTCCTGTTCTCCGAGCCCGACCTTCTGCTGCTCGACGAGCCGACCAACTATCTCGACCTCGAAGGCACTCTGTGGCTCGAAAACTATGTCGGAAAATATCCGCACACCGTGCTCCTGATAAGCCACGACCGCGACCTCTTGAACCGCGCCGTCAACTCGATCGTCCATCTCGACCAGCAAAAGCTCACCTACTGGCGCGGCGGCTACGACCAGTTCGAGCGGCAGCGCGAGGAACAGCTCGAGCACCAGGAAAAGGCGCGCGTGAAGCAGGAGGCCGCGCGCAAGCACATGGAATCCTTCGTCGAGCGCTTCCGCGCCAAGGCCTCGAAGGCCCGCCAGGCGCAGTCGCGCATCAAGGCGCTGGAGAAGATGAAGCCGATCGCCGCGGTGATGAACGACAGCGTGCGGCCGTTCTCGTTTCCCGACCCTGTGCGCGAAGCCGCCTCCCCGATCATCGCCATCCAGTCGGCGAGCGTCGGCTACCAGCCGGGCAGGCCGATCCTGAAGAACCTGACGCTGCGCATCGACCATGACGACCGCATCGCGCTGCTCGGCGCCAACGGCAACGGCAAGTCGACTTTCGCGAAATTCCTCGCCGGCCGGCTCGACAAGCAGAGCGGCGGCATCACGATTGCGCCGCAGCTCAAGGTGTCGATGTTCGCCCAGCACCAGCTCGACGATCTGCGCCCCGAGGAAAACGCGGTCGAGCACGTCCGCCGGCTGATGCCCGACGCGCCGGAGGCCAAGGTGCGCGCCCGCGTCGCCCAGATGGGCCTGTCGACGGAGAAGATGCAGACCCCCGCCAAGGACCTGTCCGGCGGCGAGAAGGCGCGCCTCCTGATGGGCCTTGCCTCCTTCGACGGGCCGAACCTGTTCATCCTCGACGAGCCGACCAACCATCTCGACATCGATTCGCGCGAGCAGCTCGTCCATGCGCTCAACGAGTTCGACGGCGCGGTGATCCTTATCTCGCACGACCGCCACCTGATCGAGGCCACCGCCGACCGGCTGTGGCTGGTCAAGGACGGCACGGTCGCCCCCTTCGACGGCGACATGGACGACTATCGCCAGATCGTCACCGGCGTGACGGTCGACCGGCGGGAGAAGCGCGAAGCCGACAAGGCGTCGAAGGCCGACCGGCGGCGCGAGGCCGCGCAGCGCCGCGCGGCGCTGGAGCCGCTCGCCAAGGAGATCAGGGCCACCGAGGCGCTGATGGAACGCCTGCGCAAGCGCATCGACGCGATCGAGGAACAACTTGCCAATCCCGCTCTCTACGAGAAGGATCCGAAAGCCGCGACCCAGCTCGGCAAGGAGCGATCCGACCTGTCGCACCAGCTCGGCGCCCAGGAGGAACGCTGGCTGACGCTGTCCGCCGAATATGAGGAGGGCATAGCCGAATGA
- a CDS encoding DinB family protein, translating to MKQHFRMFAAYNVWANAQLYDAAHDLSVDEFNRDTGAFFRSMTGTLNHILVADRIWMKRFTGEGQAPATLDAILFSDFAKLRAAREAEDRRIADYVEGLTEKALAGRFTYMTVTDMRTVSQRLAPALAHLFNHQTHHRGQAHAILTSLGRPSPTLDLIYFQRTENGRQFA from the coding sequence GTGAAGCAGCATTTTCGCATGTTCGCCGCCTACAATGTCTGGGCGAACGCGCAGCTCTACGACGCGGCCCACGATCTGTCGGTGGACGAATTCAACCGCGACACCGGCGCCTTCTTCCGCTCGATGACGGGAACGCTCAACCATATCCTCGTCGCCGACCGGATCTGGATGAAGCGCTTCACCGGCGAGGGCCAGGCGCCGGCGACGCTCGACGCGATCCTTTTTTCCGATTTCGCCAAGCTGCGGGCGGCGCGCGAGGCCGAAGACAGGCGCATTGCCGACTATGTCGAAGGCCTGACCGAGAAGGCGCTCGCCGGCCGCTTCACCTACATGACGGTGACCGACATGCGCACCGTGTCGCAGCGGCTGGCGCCGGCGCTGGCGCACCTGTTCAACCACCAGACCCACCATCGCGGGCAGGCGCACGCTATCCTCACCTCGCTCGGCAGGCCGTCGCCGACGCTCGACCTGATCTACTTCCAGCGAACGGAAAACGGGCGGCAATTCGCGTAG
- the moaD gene encoding molybdopterin converting factor subunit 1, with translation MKLIYFAWVRERIGLPEEDVELPAEVRTVRDLLLWLRERGEGYQEALRHPEAIRVAINQEHSRHDEPVAGAREIALFPPMTGG, from the coding sequence GTGAAACTCATTTATTTCGCCTGGGTCCGCGAAAGGATCGGCCTCCCCGAGGAAGACGTCGAGCTTCCCGCCGAGGTCAGGACGGTGCGCGACCTCCTTCTCTGGCTGCGGGAGCGCGGCGAAGGCTATCAGGAGGCGCTGCGCCATCCCGAAGCCATTCGCGTCGCCATCAACCAGGAGCATTCGCGCCACGACGAGCCGGTCGCCGGTGCGCGCGAGATCGCCCTCTTTCCCCCCATGACCGGCGGCTAG
- a CDS encoding EAL domain-containing protein: protein MLAASILPLAAVPFLGAFYYRQRWLEAADDHRNSRELIEHLSEGIYRSSIDGRQLSANRALVKLNGYDSEAEMLRAVHHIGREWYVDPGRRDEFRRILNEQGHVEDFVSEVYRHKTRERIWISESARMVRHKRTGKPLYYEGSVREITETVKRLKLEQHYQKLISQIPGGLFQYSREPDGSFRILYYSDGFHRLTGLPKGAEAQDAGAFTRLILPEDLDGYFQSLRECHRAFKYWDHEFRIRTPEGVEKWLRASAAPERVGDAIVWHGYASDISLRKRQEIKIKELAYFDPLTHLPNRRALLDRLAEALQHAQASGRRGALLFIDLDNFKSLNDSQGHDVGDAYLVQVAQRLSACVAEGSLVARIGGDEFVVCIEDAGASDAEASALADRTAEAVLRALSRPHRIGPVEHQASASVGIVLFDGNEPRVDEVLKRADIAMYRAKASGRNAFAVFDPAATQREQDQFRLHADLHAAIAEDQLRLHYQPQVDQFGRVVSAEALLRWYHPAQGVITPDRFIALAERSGLIKDLGRMVLAKGVATLARWQAERDTAHLRLSINISVKSFGSPDFVPHLRRLIDEHRVDASQLMLEFTEHVMADNQKATAEKMHKLKELGICFSLDDFGTGYSSLAYLRQMPFDEVKIDGSFVADIETRENDRALVRTILAMADTLGLATVAEHVETAQQEALLRAFGCRKFQGYLYAPPLPVDEFLVRARALPSLALTAEALRRSA, encoded by the coding sequence TTGCTTGCTGCATCGATTCTGCCGCTCGCCGCGGTTCCGTTCCTGGGTGCTTTCTACTATCGCCAGCGATGGCTCGAGGCCGCGGACGACCACCGCAACAGTCGCGAGCTGATCGAGCATCTCTCCGAAGGCATCTATCGCTCGTCCATCGACGGCCGCCAGCTTTCCGCAAACAGGGCGCTGGTCAAGCTCAACGGCTATGACAGCGAAGCCGAGATGCTGCGTGCCGTCCACCATATCGGCCGCGAATGGTACGTCGATCCGGGCCGCCGCGACGAATTCCGCCGCATCCTCAACGAACAGGGCCACGTCGAGGACTTCGTGTCGGAAGTCTATCGCCACAAGACGCGCGAGCGCATCTGGATCTCGGAATCTGCCCGCATGGTGCGGCACAAGCGAACCGGCAAGCCTCTCTACTACGAGGGATCGGTTCGCGAAATCACCGAAACGGTCAAGCGGCTCAAGCTCGAACAGCACTACCAGAAGCTGATCTCCCAGATCCCGGGGGGCCTGTTCCAATACAGCCGGGAGCCGGACGGCTCGTTCCGCATCCTCTACTACAGCGACGGCTTCCATCGCCTGACCGGGCTCCCCAAGGGGGCCGAGGCGCAGGACGCCGGCGCGTTCACCAGGCTCATCCTGCCCGAAGATCTCGACGGCTACTTCCAGTCGCTGCGCGAATGCCACCGCGCCTTCAAATACTGGGATCACGAATTCCGTATCCGCACGCCCGAAGGGGTCGAGAAATGGCTGAGGGCATCGGCCGCGCCCGAACGGGTCGGCGACGCCATCGTCTGGCACGGCTACGCCTCCGACATCTCCCTGCGCAAACGGCAGGAGATCAAGATCAAGGAACTCGCCTATTTCGATCCGCTGACGCACCTGCCCAACCGGCGCGCGCTGCTCGACCGGCTGGCCGAGGCGCTGCAGCATGCGCAGGCGAGCGGGCGGCGCGGCGCGCTGCTGTTCATCGACCTCGACAACTTCAAGTCGCTGAACGACAGCCAGGGCCACGACGTCGGCGACGCCTATCTCGTTCAGGTGGCGCAGCGGCTGTCGGCCTGCGTCGCCGAGGGCAGCCTCGTCGCCCGCATCGGCGGCGACGAGTTCGTCGTCTGCATCGAGGATGCCGGCGCGTCGGACGCAGAAGCCTCGGCGCTTGCCGACCGGACGGCAGAGGCGGTGCTGCGCGCACTGTCGCGACCGCACCGCATCGGCCCCGTCGAGCACCAGGCCTCGGCCAGCGTCGGCATCGTCCTCTTCGACGGCAACGAGCCGCGCGTCGACGAGGTGCTGAAACGCGCCGACATCGCGATGTACCGGGCCAAGGCCTCCGGCCGCAACGCGTTCGCCGTGTTCGACCCGGCCGCGACGCAGCGCGAGCAGGATCAGTTCCGCCTCCACGCCGACCTGCACGCGGCGATCGCCGAGGACCAGCTGCGGCTGCACTACCAGCCGCAGGTCGACCAGTTCGGCCGCGTCGTCTCCGCCGAGGCGCTGCTGCGCTGGTATCACCCGGCCCAGGGGGTCATCACCCCCGACCGGTTCATCGCGCTGGCGGAACGGTCCGGCCTGATCAAGGACCTCGGCCGCATGGTGCTGGCCAAGGGCGTCGCCACGCTCGCCCGCTGGCAGGCGGAGCGCGACACGGCCCATCTGCGGCTGTCGATCAACATCTCCGTCAAATCCTTCGGCAGTCCCGATTTCGTACCGCACCTGCGCCGGCTGATCGACGAGCATCGGGTCGACGCCTCGCAACTGATGCTCGAATTCACCGAACACGTGATGGCCGACAACCAGAAGGCGACGGCCGAGAAGATGCACAAGCTCAAGGAGCTCGGCATCTGCTTCTCGCTGGACGACTTCGGCACGGGCTATTCGTCGCTGGCCTATCTGCGGCAGATGCCGTTCGACGAGGTCAAGATCGACGGCTCCTTCGTTGCCGATATCGAGACGCGGGAGAACGACCGGGCTCTGGTGCGCACGATCCTCGCGATGGCCGATACGCTCGGCCTCGCCACGGTCGCCGAGCATGTCGAGACGGCGCAGCAGGAGGCGCTGCTGCGCGCCTTCGGCTGCCGCAAGTTCCAGGGCTATCTCTATGCGCCGCCGCTGCCGGTCGACGAGTTCCTCGTCCGCGCCCGGGCCCTGCCCTCGCTGGCGCTGACCGCGGAGGCCCTGCGCCGCAGCGCATGA